In Citrus sinensis cultivar Valencia sweet orange chromosome 2, DVS_A1.0, whole genome shotgun sequence, a single genomic region encodes these proteins:
- the LOC102617531 gene encoding GDSL esterase/lipase At1g29660-like encodes MACETKSCCWNWVMAFVFISVFNLQSPVWGKPAVPCYFVFGDSLVDSGNNNNLATDAKVNYWPYGIDFPKGPTGRFCNGRTIADVTAERLGFDDYIPPFATANGPEIIKGVNYASGSAGIRDETGSHQGVCISLNKQLKNHKIIISRIAGFLGSYHSAYEHLKKCLYSFTIGSNDYINNYFLPQFYNSSQLYTPSAYARILSQQYSRQLKTLHRYGARKVTLAGIGAIGCTPNATSYYGTNGSLCVDKMNSAVQLFNKRLVTLVDQLNAKHQDSKFIALNTLVQTPPGFPPGFNMSTLRCCDVNDFGLCIRAKSPCSQRATHIFWDSFHPAEVLNLIAANKAFHSEATSDAYPTDIQRLVHFNPEAHSTRS; translated from the exons ATGGCTTGTGAAACAAAATCATGCTGCTGGAATTGGGTTATGgcatttgtatttatttcgGTCTTCAACCTGCAAAGCCCTGTATGGGGAAAACCAGCAGTGCCTTGTTACTTTGTTTTTGGAGATTCATTGGTTGATAGTGGCAACAACAATAACCTTGCAACAGATGCCAAAGTAAATTACTGGCCATATGGGATTGATTTTCCCAAGGGTCCTACCGGAAGATTTTGCAACGGCCGAACCATAGCTGATGTAACCG CCGAACGACTGGGATTTGACGATTACATTCCACCATTTGCAACTGCTAATGGCCCGGAGATAATCAAAGGAGTCAATTATGCATCCGGGAGTGCTGGAATTCGCGACGAAACCGGGTCGCATCAG GGTGTTTGCATAAGCTTAAATAAGCAGTtgaaaaatcacaaaattataatctCACGCATTGCTGGGTTCCTAGGGAGTTACCACTCAGCTTATGAGCATTTGAAAAAGTGCTTATATTCGTTCACCATAGGCAGTAACGATTACATCAACAATTACTTCTTGCCGCAGTTTTATAATTCAAGCCAGCTCTATACACCGTCCGCCTACGCAAGAATCCTTTCCCAACAATATTCTCGTCAACTGAAG ACTTTGCACCGTTACGGAGCCAGGAAGGTGACGTTGGCTGGAATCGGAGCAATTGGCTGCACCCCAAATGCAACATCATATTATGGGACTAATGGCTCCCTATGCGTGGACAAGATGAATTCTGCCGTCCAGCTTTTTAATAAAAGGCTAGTAACACTCGTTGATCAACTCAATGCCAAACACCAAGATTCCAAATTTATCGCTTTGAACACCTTAGTCCAAACGCCACCGGGATTTCCTCctg GATTCAATATGTCAACCTTAAGGTGCTGTGATGTAAACGACTTTGGTCTCTGCATCCGTGCTAAATCTCCTTGCAGTCAAAGGGCAACCCACATATTTTGGGATTCATTCCATCCTGCAGAAGTGTTGAACCTCATTGCAGCCAATAAAGCTTTCCATTCTGAAGCCACATCTGATGCATATCCCACGGATATTCAACGTTTAGTTCATTTTAATCCAGAAGCTCACTCTACCCGCAGTTAG